Part of the Gadus macrocephalus chromosome 22, ASM3116895v1 genome, AATGGACAAGGGGTTTGCTAGATGATGTTGTCTTTCGACTGGCCTTCTTGCGGAACATGTTGTGTCTAAAGGGGGCGCTGACACCGTTTGCTCAGCCACTGCGTGTGTATTGATCTATGGTTTGCAAATAAGGCGGTCCGCTAAAAGGTCTTCATGACAATTTAGTGGCACACCTAAAAGTCAAAGGTTGTGAACCATTGAGATAATGACAATTCTTAGTgccattattatttattgacaTTGTTTAGTTATCTTGGTTGCTTTggcgatgggagggggggggagagagatacagacagacggacagacagactatctcaaacataaaataaacaaaaagctaAACACTTCCCCCTTCTTTCTTCAATATCAATTTCAGAAAAAAAGATCCACACCTGTTTAAACATTCAAAATATCTGGGATAAAACTTTTAGGCTATATTACATTTAGGGTCTTGCAGACATGCAGAAAAACTTGGCTATTTAAAAGGACCCATTCATACTTCCTGGATCCTTTGGCTCACCTCTGCTGGCCCTTCgtgaaggtcaaaggtcatctcCATGCAGCGCTCGTAGAGGAGGCGGAGCTTGCGGAAGAGCAGCGCCAGCTGTCTGAGGTGCTCCTGCAGCTTCCCAAAGCGGTCCTGGTACATGGCCTGGCTCTGGGTCACCCCGTTCGGCAGCTagcccaacacaacacacagactctGGGTGACTGACAGCCTGGCTCTGGGTCaccccaacacaacacacagactctGGGTGACTGACAGCCTGGCTCTGGTTCACCCCAACACAAGTTGCACACAGACTCTGGGTGACTGATGGGGTTGAGCTTTGgctatttgtttgttttcgcTGAGTGAGAATAGCCTCCTAGGAAGTACGACAGTAGGTTTATGATGGCCAAAGGGTGGTGAATACAAGTGTTTTCTGTTAAACATGTTTTTCCGGCTAAGTGCTTCTTATAAAACACATGTTTCCTGAAAAGTGTTTCCTGTAAATCTCACAACATGATTGAACCAAAAAATAGGAAGACGCCCCTGGTGGCCCTACGTTGACAGTGACAGGGTGATCAACATAATAATTAAAAGCAACAAAATAAAACGATTAATGACATAACGATTTCAGAAATGGAGCAGGACAGAGAGACGAGTACCTGTGTGGCACGGGTGATCTGGAATATCTCCATGGTGCGCGTGACGATGTCCTGGACGGTCTCCTGTCCGATGCGACAGAGGAACACGGGAGAGATCTCCCTCAGCGCGCCctgggggggcagcgggggctgCCCCGGAACCCCCCCGCCGGGGGGCAGGtgggactgctgctgctgaggctgGGGCATTCCCGCCATGCCCTTAGGGGGCAACGAGGCCGACATCACGGCAGGCCAATTTAAATGACGTCGGACCGATTTAAACGACGTCGGACCGATTTACATGAAGCCCAACCGGCGGTGTGTGGGCGGGTTCCAGTTCTAACGATTAGGATTCAGCTTTCTTGAACCTGCAAAACAACAAATAAGCACAGCATCAATATGtgtcgattattattattagatgtTTGCGCTGATAGAGTGAAGACCTGGACAAGGATAGAA contains:
- the zgc:114119 gene encoding mediator of RNA polymerase II transcription subunit 30-like → MSASLPPKGMAGMPQPQQQQSHLPPGGGVPGQPPLPPQGALREISPVFLCRIGQETVQDIVTRTMEIFQITRATQLPNGVTQSQAMYQDRFGKLQEHLRQLALLFRKLRLLYERCMEMTFDLHEGPAELVPYGTEETWSVPVEPCSPAVLQERQEVLEKVRQKNQEMKTLMDQMRNLLWDVNAMLSLRK